Proteins encoded within one genomic window of Gasterosteus aculeatus chromosome 18, fGasAcu3.hap1.1, whole genome shotgun sequence:
- the zc3h14 gene encoding zinc finger CCCH domain-containing protein 14 isoform X6, with amino-acid sequence MEIGTEISKKIRAAIKGKLQELGAYIDEELPDYIMVMVANKKTSQQMADDLSLFLGHNTLKFTVWLQGVLEKLRSVAVEPASLSANPIQSDGGTVGEKNRSSDSEDSRAEDMKVLMVSSSRSDRAEARVSSSAYESRRGNLEKNSSRLTSTVKPLMEQLPQDAVIDIKPEMDDDLIADDPVEMGTNHGRTRGSAGRPTAEIYKPGQSRFTSLGSSERCRPSEGSSHSRQQDSRSSRSSRTGSSRQQQEELSRKRKAPVASSVVRVSRAADEDSDEVDEEDTGYGGRGLSSRVSLPSKPERKPTLPPAKQANRNLILKAISEAQDSITKTTAYPGIPKRQTVPVAPRTRMASSEEMTAAIQLVQEHLHSLTPRVQTYTSAEPPPSRTSAPVRSLASRLQLDIADSSERGEESDYGIEVVEGSETKPFDTRSFIVSRPQLEETSTRSQLHPQVKGEVQSAVPRTLQSGKERSDSASPKFIVTLDGVPSPLGNLGDSEMELEYVRPPKVTDSTVLANRQSKVSILHRLQGGIASAEVDVMEVEMAEEGAVSLKKRKVTERCKFWPVCNSGDACLYHHPTAQCKTFPTCKFGDRCLFVHPNCKYDGRCSKPDCPFTHVSRRSTAAPPPRPVPKMQTASVCRFFPECKKMDCPFYHPKPCRFAAQCKRAGCTFYHPTTAVPPRHALKWSKTHSS; translated from the exons ATGGAGATTGGGACGGAGATAAGCAAGAAAATAAGA GCGGCAATCAAGGGCAAGCTTCAAGAGCTCGGTGCATATATAG ATGAGGAGCTTCCTGATTATATCATGGTGATGGTTGCAAACAAGAAAACCTCTCAACAAATGGCTGACGATCTCTCCCTGTTCCTCGGCCACAACACTCTTAAATTCACAGTGTG GCTTCAGGGTGTCCTTGAGAAGTTGAGATCTGTTGCAGTCG AGCCTGCATCCCTAAGTGCAAATCCTATCCAGTCTGACGGTGGTACTGTGGGTGAGAAGAACCGGTCCTCTGATAGTGAGGACAGCCGAGCCGAGGACATGAAGGTGCTGATGGTGTCCAGCTCGCGCTCCGATAGGGCTGAAGCACGCGTGTCCAGTTCTGCTTACGAAAGCAG AAGAGGCAACTTGGAGAAGAATTCCTCTCGGCTTACCTCCACTGTTAAGCCCCTGATGGAGCAGCTCCCGCAAGATGCTGTTATTGACATCAAGCCAGAGATGGATGATGACCTCATTGCCGATGATCCTGTAGAAATGGGCACCAACCACGGTCGAACGCGCGGATCGGCTGGTAGACCCACAGCTGAAATCTACAAACCGGGTCAGAGCAGATTTACTTCATTAGGCTCCTCAGAAAGGTGTCGACCATCAGAAGGATCCTCTCACTCCAGGCAGCAGGACAGCAGAAGCAGTAGAAGCTCCAGAACCGGCTCCAGCAGG cagcagcaggaggagttgTCACGGAAGCGCAAGGCGCCGGTAGCGAGCTCGGTGGTGCGAGTGAGCCGAGCAGCCGACGAGGACAGCGACGAGGTGGACGAGGAGGATACAGGCTACGGAGGCAGAGGCCTTTCCAGTAGAGTGTCCTTACCCTCCAAACCAGAGCGCAA GCCTACTCTGCCTCCAGCCAAGCAAGCCAACCGTAACCTGATACTGAAGGCCATCTCGGAGGCTCAAGACTCCATTACCAAAACTACTGCCTACCCCGGAA TACCAAAGAGGCAGACTGTTCCTGTTGCACCTCGTACTCGCATGGCCAGCAGTGAGGAAATGACTGCAGCCATTCAGCTGGTGCAGGAGCACCTGCACAGCCTGACCCCCAGGGTTCAGACCTACACCTCTGCAGAGCCGCCTCCCTCCAGAACATCTG ctcCGGTGAGATCCTTAGCTTCTCGCCTTCAGTTGGACATAGCCGATAGCagtgaaagaggagaggaaagtgaCTACg GCATCGAGGTCGTTGAAGGCAGTGAGACGAAGCCATTTGATACCCGCTCCTTCATAGTGAGCCGACCGCAGCTGGAAGAGACTTCAACCAGAAGCCAGCTTCATCCTCAGGTCAAAGGGGAAGTCCAGTCTGCCGTACCGCGCACTCTCCAGtccgg TAAGGAGAGGAGTGACTCTGCAAGCCCCAAGTTCATAGTGACATTGGACGGAGTCCCAAGCCCGCTGGGCAATCTCGGTGACAGTGAGATGGAACTGGAATATGTGAGACCGCCAAAGGTCACCGACTCGACCGTCCTCGCCAACAGACAGTCCAAAGTCAGCATCCTTCACAGACTTCAGGGGGGAATCGCATCAGCAGAAG TTGATGTGATGGAAGTCGAGATGGCGGAAGAGGGGGCCGTCTCTTTAAAGAAACGTAAGGTGACGGAGCGCTGCAAGTTCTGGCCGGTCTGTAACAGTGGAGACGCGTGTTTGTACCATCACCCTACAGCACAGTGCAA GACTTTTCCTACTTGTAAGTTTGGGGATCGATGCCTTTTCGTGCATCCCAACTGTAAATACGACGGCAGGTGCTCCAAGCCGGACTGTCCCTTCACTCACGTCAGCCGAAGAAGCACAGCCGCTCCTCCTCCCAGGCCAG TGCCGAAGATGCAAACCGCGAGTGTGTGCCGCTTCTTCCCAGAGTGCAAGAAGATGGACTGCCCATTTTATCATCCCAAG CCTTGTCGCTTCGCGGCACAGTGTAAACGAGCTGGATGTACCTTCTACCATCCGACCACAGCGGTGCCGCCGAGACACGCACTGAAGTGGTCAAAAACGCACAGCAG CTAA
- the zc3h14 gene encoding zinc finger CCCH domain-containing protein 14 isoform X2, whose translation MEIGTEISKKIRAAIKGKLQELGAYIDEELPDYIMVMVANKKTSQQMADDLSLFLGHNTLKFTVWLQGVLEKLRSVAVEPASLSANPIQSDGGTVGEKNRSSDSEDSRAEDMKVLMVSSSRSDRAEARVSSSAYESRRGNLEKNSSRLTSTVKPLMEQLPQDAVIDIKPEMDDDLIADDPVEMGTNHGRTRGSAGRPTAEIYKPGQSRFTSLGSSERCRPSEGSSHSRQQDSRSSRSSRTGSSRQQQQEELSRKRKAPVASSVVRVSRAADEDSDEVDEEDTGYGGRGLSSRVSLPSKPERKPTLPPAKQANRNLILKAISEAQDSITKTTAYPGIPKRQTVPVAPRTRMASSEEMTAAIQLVQEHLHSLTPRVQTYTSAEPPPSRTSAPVRSLASRLQLDIADSSERGEESDYGIEVVEGSETKPFDTRSFIVSRPQLEETSTRSQLHPQVKGEVQSAVPRTLQSGKERSDSASPKFIVTLDGVPSPLGNLGDSEMELEYVRPPKVTDSTVLANRQSKVSILHRLQGGIASAEVDVMEVEMAEEGAVSLKKRKVTERCKFWPVCNSGDACLYHHPTAQCKTFPTCKFGDRCLFVHPNCKYDGRCSKPDCPFTHVSRRSTAAPPPRPAVPKMQTASVCRFFPECKKMDCPFYHPKPCRFAAQCKRAGCTFYHPTTAVPPRHALKWSKTHSS comes from the exons ATGGAGATTGGGACGGAGATAAGCAAGAAAATAAGA GCGGCAATCAAGGGCAAGCTTCAAGAGCTCGGTGCATATATAG ATGAGGAGCTTCCTGATTATATCATGGTGATGGTTGCAAACAAGAAAACCTCTCAACAAATGGCTGACGATCTCTCCCTGTTCCTCGGCCACAACACTCTTAAATTCACAGTGTG GCTTCAGGGTGTCCTTGAGAAGTTGAGATCTGTTGCAGTCG AGCCTGCATCCCTAAGTGCAAATCCTATCCAGTCTGACGGTGGTACTGTGGGTGAGAAGAACCGGTCCTCTGATAGTGAGGACAGCCGAGCCGAGGACATGAAGGTGCTGATGGTGTCCAGCTCGCGCTCCGATAGGGCTGAAGCACGCGTGTCCAGTTCTGCTTACGAAAGCAG AAGAGGCAACTTGGAGAAGAATTCCTCTCGGCTTACCTCCACTGTTAAGCCCCTGATGGAGCAGCTCCCGCAAGATGCTGTTATTGACATCAAGCCAGAGATGGATGATGACCTCATTGCCGATGATCCTGTAGAAATGGGCACCAACCACGGTCGAACGCGCGGATCGGCTGGTAGACCCACAGCTGAAATCTACAAACCGGGTCAGAGCAGATTTACTTCATTAGGCTCCTCAGAAAGGTGTCGACCATCAGAAGGATCCTCTCACTCCAGGCAGCAGGACAGCAGAAGCAGTAGAAGCTCCAGAACCGGCTCCAGCAGG cagcagcagcaggaggagttgTCACGGAAGCGCAAGGCGCCGGTAGCGAGCTCGGTGGTGCGAGTGAGCCGAGCAGCCGACGAGGACAGCGACGAGGTGGACGAGGAGGATACAGGCTACGGAGGCAGAGGCCTTTCCAGTAGAGTGTCCTTACCCTCCAAACCAGAGCGCAA GCCTACTCTGCCTCCAGCCAAGCAAGCCAACCGTAACCTGATACTGAAGGCCATCTCGGAGGCTCAAGACTCCATTACCAAAACTACTGCCTACCCCGGAA TACCAAAGAGGCAGACTGTTCCTGTTGCACCTCGTACTCGCATGGCCAGCAGTGAGGAAATGACTGCAGCCATTCAGCTGGTGCAGGAGCACCTGCACAGCCTGACCCCCAGGGTTCAGACCTACACCTCTGCAGAGCCGCCTCCCTCCAGAACATCTG ctcCGGTGAGATCCTTAGCTTCTCGCCTTCAGTTGGACATAGCCGATAGCagtgaaagaggagaggaaagtgaCTACg GCATCGAGGTCGTTGAAGGCAGTGAGACGAAGCCATTTGATACCCGCTCCTTCATAGTGAGCCGACCGCAGCTGGAAGAGACTTCAACCAGAAGCCAGCTTCATCCTCAGGTCAAAGGGGAAGTCCAGTCTGCCGTACCGCGCACTCTCCAGtccgg TAAGGAGAGGAGTGACTCTGCAAGCCCCAAGTTCATAGTGACATTGGACGGAGTCCCAAGCCCGCTGGGCAATCTCGGTGACAGTGAGATGGAACTGGAATATGTGAGACCGCCAAAGGTCACCGACTCGACCGTCCTCGCCAACAGACAGTCCAAAGTCAGCATCCTTCACAGACTTCAGGGGGGAATCGCATCAGCAGAAG TTGATGTGATGGAAGTCGAGATGGCGGAAGAGGGGGCCGTCTCTTTAAAGAAACGTAAGGTGACGGAGCGCTGCAAGTTCTGGCCGGTCTGTAACAGTGGAGACGCGTGTTTGTACCATCACCCTACAGCACAGTGCAA GACTTTTCCTACTTGTAAGTTTGGGGATCGATGCCTTTTCGTGCATCCCAACTGTAAATACGACGGCAGGTGCTCCAAGCCGGACTGTCCCTTCACTCACGTCAGCCGAAGAAGCACAGCCGCTCCTCCTCCCAGGCCAG CAGTGCCGAAGATGCAAACCGCGAGTGTGTGCCGCTTCTTCCCAGAGTGCAAGAAGATGGACTGCCCATTTTATCATCCCAAG CCTTGTCGCTTCGCGGCACAGTGTAAACGAGCTGGATGTACCTTCTACCATCCGACCACAGCGGTGCCGCCGAGACACGCACTGAAGTGGTCAAAAACGCACAGCAG CTAA
- the zc3h14 gene encoding zinc finger CCCH domain-containing protein 14 isoform X1, protein MEIGTEISKKIRAAIKGKLQELGAYIDEELPDYIMVMVANKKTSQQMADDLSLFLGHNTLKFTVWLQGVLEKLRSVAVEPASLSANPIQSDGGTVGEKNRSSDSEDSRAEDMKVLMVSSSRSDRAEARVSSSAYESRRGNLEKNSSRLTSTVKPLMEQLPQDAVIDIKPEMDDDLIADDPVEMGTNHGRTRGSAGRPTAEIYKPGQSRFTSLGSSERCRPSEGSSHSRQQDSRSSRSSRTGSSRQQQQQEELSRKRKAPVASSVVRVSRAADEDSDEVDEEDTGYGGRGLSSRVSLPSKPERKPTLPPAKQANRNLILKAISEAQDSITKTTAYPGIPKRQTVPVAPRTRMASSEEMTAAIQLVQEHLHSLTPRVQTYTSAEPPPSRTSAPVRSLASRLQLDIADSSERGEESDYGIEVVEGSETKPFDTRSFIVSRPQLEETSTRSQLHPQVKGEVQSAVPRTLQSGKERSDSASPKFIVTLDGVPSPLGNLGDSEMELEYVRPPKVTDSTVLANRQSKVSILHRLQGGIASAEVDVMEVEMAEEGAVSLKKRKVTERCKFWPVCNSGDACLYHHPTAQCKTFPTCKFGDRCLFVHPNCKYDGRCSKPDCPFTHVSRRSTAAPPPRPAVPKMQTASVCRFFPECKKMDCPFYHPKPCRFAAQCKRAGCTFYHPTTAVPPRHALKWSKTHSS, encoded by the exons ATGGAGATTGGGACGGAGATAAGCAAGAAAATAAGA GCGGCAATCAAGGGCAAGCTTCAAGAGCTCGGTGCATATATAG ATGAGGAGCTTCCTGATTATATCATGGTGATGGTTGCAAACAAGAAAACCTCTCAACAAATGGCTGACGATCTCTCCCTGTTCCTCGGCCACAACACTCTTAAATTCACAGTGTG GCTTCAGGGTGTCCTTGAGAAGTTGAGATCTGTTGCAGTCG AGCCTGCATCCCTAAGTGCAAATCCTATCCAGTCTGACGGTGGTACTGTGGGTGAGAAGAACCGGTCCTCTGATAGTGAGGACAGCCGAGCCGAGGACATGAAGGTGCTGATGGTGTCCAGCTCGCGCTCCGATAGGGCTGAAGCACGCGTGTCCAGTTCTGCTTACGAAAGCAG AAGAGGCAACTTGGAGAAGAATTCCTCTCGGCTTACCTCCACTGTTAAGCCCCTGATGGAGCAGCTCCCGCAAGATGCTGTTATTGACATCAAGCCAGAGATGGATGATGACCTCATTGCCGATGATCCTGTAGAAATGGGCACCAACCACGGTCGAACGCGCGGATCGGCTGGTAGACCCACAGCTGAAATCTACAAACCGGGTCAGAGCAGATTTACTTCATTAGGCTCCTCAGAAAGGTGTCGACCATCAGAAGGATCCTCTCACTCCAGGCAGCAGGACAGCAGAAGCAGTAGAAGCTCCAGAACCGGCTCCAGCAGG cagcagcagcagcaggaggagttgTCACGGAAGCGCAAGGCGCCGGTAGCGAGCTCGGTGGTGCGAGTGAGCCGAGCAGCCGACGAGGACAGCGACGAGGTGGACGAGGAGGATACAGGCTACGGAGGCAGAGGCCTTTCCAGTAGAGTGTCCTTACCCTCCAAACCAGAGCGCAA GCCTACTCTGCCTCCAGCCAAGCAAGCCAACCGTAACCTGATACTGAAGGCCATCTCGGAGGCTCAAGACTCCATTACCAAAACTACTGCCTACCCCGGAA TACCAAAGAGGCAGACTGTTCCTGTTGCACCTCGTACTCGCATGGCCAGCAGTGAGGAAATGACTGCAGCCATTCAGCTGGTGCAGGAGCACCTGCACAGCCTGACCCCCAGGGTTCAGACCTACACCTCTGCAGAGCCGCCTCCCTCCAGAACATCTG ctcCGGTGAGATCCTTAGCTTCTCGCCTTCAGTTGGACATAGCCGATAGCagtgaaagaggagaggaaagtgaCTACg GCATCGAGGTCGTTGAAGGCAGTGAGACGAAGCCATTTGATACCCGCTCCTTCATAGTGAGCCGACCGCAGCTGGAAGAGACTTCAACCAGAAGCCAGCTTCATCCTCAGGTCAAAGGGGAAGTCCAGTCTGCCGTACCGCGCACTCTCCAGtccgg TAAGGAGAGGAGTGACTCTGCAAGCCCCAAGTTCATAGTGACATTGGACGGAGTCCCAAGCCCGCTGGGCAATCTCGGTGACAGTGAGATGGAACTGGAATATGTGAGACCGCCAAAGGTCACCGACTCGACCGTCCTCGCCAACAGACAGTCCAAAGTCAGCATCCTTCACAGACTTCAGGGGGGAATCGCATCAGCAGAAG TTGATGTGATGGAAGTCGAGATGGCGGAAGAGGGGGCCGTCTCTTTAAAGAAACGTAAGGTGACGGAGCGCTGCAAGTTCTGGCCGGTCTGTAACAGTGGAGACGCGTGTTTGTACCATCACCCTACAGCACAGTGCAA GACTTTTCCTACTTGTAAGTTTGGGGATCGATGCCTTTTCGTGCATCCCAACTGTAAATACGACGGCAGGTGCTCCAAGCCGGACTGTCCCTTCACTCACGTCAGCCGAAGAAGCACAGCCGCTCCTCCTCCCAGGCCAG CAGTGCCGAAGATGCAAACCGCGAGTGTGTGCCGCTTCTTCCCAGAGTGCAAGAAGATGGACTGCCCATTTTATCATCCCAAG CCTTGTCGCTTCGCGGCACAGTGTAAACGAGCTGGATGTACCTTCTACCATCCGACCACAGCGGTGCCGCCGAGACACGCACTGAAGTGGTCAAAAACGCACAGCAG CTAA
- the zc3h14 gene encoding zinc finger CCCH domain-containing protein 14 isoform X5: MEIGTEISKKIRAAIKGKLQELGAYIDEELPDYIMVMVANKKTSQQMADDLSLFLGHNTLKFTVWLQGVLEKLRSVAVEPASLSANPIQSDGGTVGEKNRSSDSEDSRAEDMKVLMVSSSRSDRAEARVSSSAYESRRGNLEKNSSRLTSTVKPLMEQLPQDAVIDIKPEMDDDLIADDPVEMGTNHGRTRGSAGRPTAEIYKPGQSRFTSLGSSERCRPSEGSSHSRQQDSRSSRSSRTGSSRQQQQEELSRKRKAPVASSVVRVSRAADEDSDEVDEEDTGYGGRGLSSRVSLPSKPERKPTLPPAKQANRNLILKAISEAQDSITKTTAYPGIPKRQTVPVAPRTRMASSEEMTAAIQLVQEHLHSLTPRVQTYTSAEPPPSRTSAPVRSLASRLQLDIADSSERGEESDYGIEVVEGSETKPFDTRSFIVSRPQLEETSTRSQLHPQVKGEVQSAVPRTLQSGKERSDSASPKFIVTLDGVPSPLGNLGDSEMELEYVRPPKVTDSTVLANRQSKVSILHRLQGGIASAEVDVMEVEMAEEGAVSLKKRKVTERCKFWPVCNSGDACLYHHPTAQCKTFPTCKFGDRCLFVHPNCKYDGRCSKPDCPFTHVSRRSTAAPPPRPVPKMQTASVCRFFPECKKMDCPFYHPKPCRFAAQCKRAGCTFYHPTTAVPPRHALKWSKTHSS, from the exons ATGGAGATTGGGACGGAGATAAGCAAGAAAATAAGA GCGGCAATCAAGGGCAAGCTTCAAGAGCTCGGTGCATATATAG ATGAGGAGCTTCCTGATTATATCATGGTGATGGTTGCAAACAAGAAAACCTCTCAACAAATGGCTGACGATCTCTCCCTGTTCCTCGGCCACAACACTCTTAAATTCACAGTGTG GCTTCAGGGTGTCCTTGAGAAGTTGAGATCTGTTGCAGTCG AGCCTGCATCCCTAAGTGCAAATCCTATCCAGTCTGACGGTGGTACTGTGGGTGAGAAGAACCGGTCCTCTGATAGTGAGGACAGCCGAGCCGAGGACATGAAGGTGCTGATGGTGTCCAGCTCGCGCTCCGATAGGGCTGAAGCACGCGTGTCCAGTTCTGCTTACGAAAGCAG AAGAGGCAACTTGGAGAAGAATTCCTCTCGGCTTACCTCCACTGTTAAGCCCCTGATGGAGCAGCTCCCGCAAGATGCTGTTATTGACATCAAGCCAGAGATGGATGATGACCTCATTGCCGATGATCCTGTAGAAATGGGCACCAACCACGGTCGAACGCGCGGATCGGCTGGTAGACCCACAGCTGAAATCTACAAACCGGGTCAGAGCAGATTTACTTCATTAGGCTCCTCAGAAAGGTGTCGACCATCAGAAGGATCCTCTCACTCCAGGCAGCAGGACAGCAGAAGCAGTAGAAGCTCCAGAACCGGCTCCAGCAGG cagcagcagcaggaggagttgTCACGGAAGCGCAAGGCGCCGGTAGCGAGCTCGGTGGTGCGAGTGAGCCGAGCAGCCGACGAGGACAGCGACGAGGTGGACGAGGAGGATACAGGCTACGGAGGCAGAGGCCTTTCCAGTAGAGTGTCCTTACCCTCCAAACCAGAGCGCAA GCCTACTCTGCCTCCAGCCAAGCAAGCCAACCGTAACCTGATACTGAAGGCCATCTCGGAGGCTCAAGACTCCATTACCAAAACTACTGCCTACCCCGGAA TACCAAAGAGGCAGACTGTTCCTGTTGCACCTCGTACTCGCATGGCCAGCAGTGAGGAAATGACTGCAGCCATTCAGCTGGTGCAGGAGCACCTGCACAGCCTGACCCCCAGGGTTCAGACCTACACCTCTGCAGAGCCGCCTCCCTCCAGAACATCTG ctcCGGTGAGATCCTTAGCTTCTCGCCTTCAGTTGGACATAGCCGATAGCagtgaaagaggagaggaaagtgaCTACg GCATCGAGGTCGTTGAAGGCAGTGAGACGAAGCCATTTGATACCCGCTCCTTCATAGTGAGCCGACCGCAGCTGGAAGAGACTTCAACCAGAAGCCAGCTTCATCCTCAGGTCAAAGGGGAAGTCCAGTCTGCCGTACCGCGCACTCTCCAGtccgg TAAGGAGAGGAGTGACTCTGCAAGCCCCAAGTTCATAGTGACATTGGACGGAGTCCCAAGCCCGCTGGGCAATCTCGGTGACAGTGAGATGGAACTGGAATATGTGAGACCGCCAAAGGTCACCGACTCGACCGTCCTCGCCAACAGACAGTCCAAAGTCAGCATCCTTCACAGACTTCAGGGGGGAATCGCATCAGCAGAAG TTGATGTGATGGAAGTCGAGATGGCGGAAGAGGGGGCCGTCTCTTTAAAGAAACGTAAGGTGACGGAGCGCTGCAAGTTCTGGCCGGTCTGTAACAGTGGAGACGCGTGTTTGTACCATCACCCTACAGCACAGTGCAA GACTTTTCCTACTTGTAAGTTTGGGGATCGATGCCTTTTCGTGCATCCCAACTGTAAATACGACGGCAGGTGCTCCAAGCCGGACTGTCCCTTCACTCACGTCAGCCGAAGAAGCACAGCCGCTCCTCCTCCCAGGCCAG TGCCGAAGATGCAAACCGCGAGTGTGTGCCGCTTCTTCCCAGAGTGCAAGAAGATGGACTGCCCATTTTATCATCCCAAG CCTTGTCGCTTCGCGGCACAGTGTAAACGAGCTGGATGTACCTTCTACCATCCGACCACAGCGGTGCCGCCGAGACACGCACTGAAGTGGTCAAAAACGCACAGCAG CTAA
- the zc3h14 gene encoding zinc finger CCCH domain-containing protein 14 isoform X3 gives MEIGTEISKKIRAAIKGKLQELGAYIDEELPDYIMVMVANKKTSQQMADDLSLFLGHNTLKFTVWLQGVLEKLRSVAVEPASLSANPIQSDGGTVGEKNRSSDSEDSRAEDMKVLMVSSSRSDRAEARVSSSAYESRRGNLEKNSSRLTSTVKPLMEQLPQDAVIDIKPEMDDDLIADDPVEMGTNHGRTRGSAGRPTAEIYKPGQSRFTSLGSSERCRPSEGSSHSRQQDSRSSRSSRTGSSRQQQQQEELSRKRKAPVASSVVRVSRAADEDSDEVDEEDTGYGGRGLSSRVSLPSKPERKPTLPPAKQANRNLILKAISEAQDSITKTTAYPGIPKRQTVPVAPRTRMASSEEMTAAIQLVQEHLHSLTPRVQTYTSAEPPPSRTSAPVRSLASRLQLDIADSSERGEESDYGIEVVEGSETKPFDTRSFIVSRPQLEETSTRSQLHPQVKGEVQSAVPRTLQSGKERSDSASPKFIVTLDGVPSPLGNLGDSEMELEYVRPPKVTDSTVLANRQSKVSILHRLQGGIASAEVDVMEVEMAEEGAVSLKKRKVTERCKFWPVCNSGDACLYHHPTAQCKTFPTCKFGDRCLFVHPNCKYDGRCSKPDCPFTHVSRRSTAAPPPRPVPKMQTASVCRFFPECKKMDCPFYHPKPCRFAAQCKRAGCTFYHPTTAVPPRHALKWSKTHSS, from the exons ATGGAGATTGGGACGGAGATAAGCAAGAAAATAAGA GCGGCAATCAAGGGCAAGCTTCAAGAGCTCGGTGCATATATAG ATGAGGAGCTTCCTGATTATATCATGGTGATGGTTGCAAACAAGAAAACCTCTCAACAAATGGCTGACGATCTCTCCCTGTTCCTCGGCCACAACACTCTTAAATTCACAGTGTG GCTTCAGGGTGTCCTTGAGAAGTTGAGATCTGTTGCAGTCG AGCCTGCATCCCTAAGTGCAAATCCTATCCAGTCTGACGGTGGTACTGTGGGTGAGAAGAACCGGTCCTCTGATAGTGAGGACAGCCGAGCCGAGGACATGAAGGTGCTGATGGTGTCCAGCTCGCGCTCCGATAGGGCTGAAGCACGCGTGTCCAGTTCTGCTTACGAAAGCAG AAGAGGCAACTTGGAGAAGAATTCCTCTCGGCTTACCTCCACTGTTAAGCCCCTGATGGAGCAGCTCCCGCAAGATGCTGTTATTGACATCAAGCCAGAGATGGATGATGACCTCATTGCCGATGATCCTGTAGAAATGGGCACCAACCACGGTCGAACGCGCGGATCGGCTGGTAGACCCACAGCTGAAATCTACAAACCGGGTCAGAGCAGATTTACTTCATTAGGCTCCTCAGAAAGGTGTCGACCATCAGAAGGATCCTCTCACTCCAGGCAGCAGGACAGCAGAAGCAGTAGAAGCTCCAGAACCGGCTCCAGCAGG cagcagcagcagcaggaggagttgTCACGGAAGCGCAAGGCGCCGGTAGCGAGCTCGGTGGTGCGAGTGAGCCGAGCAGCCGACGAGGACAGCGACGAGGTGGACGAGGAGGATACAGGCTACGGAGGCAGAGGCCTTTCCAGTAGAGTGTCCTTACCCTCCAAACCAGAGCGCAA GCCTACTCTGCCTCCAGCCAAGCAAGCCAACCGTAACCTGATACTGAAGGCCATCTCGGAGGCTCAAGACTCCATTACCAAAACTACTGCCTACCCCGGAA TACCAAAGAGGCAGACTGTTCCTGTTGCACCTCGTACTCGCATGGCCAGCAGTGAGGAAATGACTGCAGCCATTCAGCTGGTGCAGGAGCACCTGCACAGCCTGACCCCCAGGGTTCAGACCTACACCTCTGCAGAGCCGCCTCCCTCCAGAACATCTG ctcCGGTGAGATCCTTAGCTTCTCGCCTTCAGTTGGACATAGCCGATAGCagtgaaagaggagaggaaagtgaCTACg GCATCGAGGTCGTTGAAGGCAGTGAGACGAAGCCATTTGATACCCGCTCCTTCATAGTGAGCCGACCGCAGCTGGAAGAGACTTCAACCAGAAGCCAGCTTCATCCTCAGGTCAAAGGGGAAGTCCAGTCTGCCGTACCGCGCACTCTCCAGtccgg TAAGGAGAGGAGTGACTCTGCAAGCCCCAAGTTCATAGTGACATTGGACGGAGTCCCAAGCCCGCTGGGCAATCTCGGTGACAGTGAGATGGAACTGGAATATGTGAGACCGCCAAAGGTCACCGACTCGACCGTCCTCGCCAACAGACAGTCCAAAGTCAGCATCCTTCACAGACTTCAGGGGGGAATCGCATCAGCAGAAG TTGATGTGATGGAAGTCGAGATGGCGGAAGAGGGGGCCGTCTCTTTAAAGAAACGTAAGGTGACGGAGCGCTGCAAGTTCTGGCCGGTCTGTAACAGTGGAGACGCGTGTTTGTACCATCACCCTACAGCACAGTGCAA GACTTTTCCTACTTGTAAGTTTGGGGATCGATGCCTTTTCGTGCATCCCAACTGTAAATACGACGGCAGGTGCTCCAAGCCGGACTGTCCCTTCACTCACGTCAGCCGAAGAAGCACAGCCGCTCCTCCTCCCAGGCCAG TGCCGAAGATGCAAACCGCGAGTGTGTGCCGCTTCTTCCCAGAGTGCAAGAAGATGGACTGCCCATTTTATCATCCCAAG CCTTGTCGCTTCGCGGCACAGTGTAAACGAGCTGGATGTACCTTCTACCATCCGACCACAGCGGTGCCGCCGAGACACGCACTGAAGTGGTCAAAAACGCACAGCAG CTAA